In the Salvelinus namaycush isolate Seneca chromosome 35, SaNama_1.0, whole genome shotgun sequence genome, one interval contains:
- the LOC120029562 gene encoding cystatin-like, whose product MLMNWRIVVPLLAVAFIVTSADGIPGGVVDADMNDPATRDALQFAVAEYNKGTNDPYVWQVAKVVKAQKQVVAGIKYIFTVLMARSLCRKGGVEKDCAVHHGPAETYQCIFEVWSRPWLGASQLIKQACEE is encoded by the exons ATGCTCATGAATTGGAGGATCGTCGTTCCTTTGCTCGCGGTGGCATTCATCGTGACGAGCGCCGATGGGATACCGGGGGGCGTCGTGGACGCAGATATGAACGACCCCGCTACCAGAGACGCGCTGCAGTTCGCGGTGGCCGAATACAACAAGGGAACAAACGACCCGTATGTTTGGCAGGTGGCCAAGGTTGTCAAGGCTCAGAAACAG GTGGTAGCTGGGATAAAGTACATCTTCACAGTGCTGATGGCCAGGTCCCTGTGCAGGAAGGGAGGTGTGGAGAAGGACTGCGCTGTGCATCATGGCCCAGCTGAG ACCTACCAGTGCATCTTTGAGGTGTGGAGCCGCCCCTGGCTGGGAGCGAGCCAGTTGATCAAGCAAGCCTGCGAGGAGTAA
- the LOC120029363 gene encoding epoxide hydrolase 1-like, translating into MTTTGLTQVVFFLLLHHHLPPLQDLYDRIDRTRYTEPLEDAGFQYGFNSTYLKKVVSHWRHQFNWKKQIAILNKYPQFKTNIEGLDVHFIHVRPPHREGQRVLPLMLVHGWPGSVYEFYRILPLLTDSLDSLAFEVICPSIPGYGFSEAPRKQGFNSLAAARVFHKLMERLGFSEYYLQGGDWGSLITTNMAQMKPECVKGLHLNMLTSKLRGFGVLFSILIGRYVPWLVGFTREDVRRLFGSVGFMERNIYEIIRETGYLHIQGTKPDSAGCGLNDSPVGLAAYILEKFSTWTDFNNRDLEDGGLERKFTLDDLLTNIMIYWTTGSIVSSMRFYKENLKTNIDNRLDNNTGVYVPTGLAAFPNEIMHVPQSWARDRFRNIYSYSYMPRGGHFAAFEEPQLLADDLLQFVKKVEKL; encoded by the exons ATGACCACAACAGGCCTAACACAGGTggtcttcttcctcctcctccatcatcatcttcctcctctACAGGACTTGTATGAccgtattgacaggacccggtacaCTGAACCCCTGGAGGACGCAGGTTTCCAGTACGGCTTCAACTCTACCTACCTGAAGAAGGTGGTCTCCCACTGGAGGCATCAGTTTAACTGGAAGAAGCAGATTGCAATACTTAACAAGTATCCTCAATTCAAAACCAATATCGAGG GATTAGATGTACACTTCATCCATGTGCGTCCACCTCACCGTGAGGGTCAGAGGGTGTTGCCTCTAATGCTGGTGCATGGCTGGCCTGGCTCTGTCTATGAGTTCTATAGGATCCTGCCTTTACTCACTGACTCGCTGGACAGTCTGGCTTTCGAGGTCATCTGCCCCTCCATCCCAGGATATGGCTTCTCCGAGGCCCCTCGTAAGCAAG GGTTTAACTCTCTGGCTGCAGCGAGGGTCTTCCACAAGCTGATGGAGCGTCTGGGTTTCTCAGAGTATTATCTGCAGGGAGGAGACTGGGGCTCACTCATCACTACTAACATGGCCCAGATGAAGCCAGA GTGTGTAAAGGGTCTCCACCTCAACATGTTAACTAGCAAACTGAGGGGGTTCGGTGTCCTGTTTTCCATCCTGATTGGCCGCTACGTGCCCTGGCTGGTTGGGTTCACCAGGGAAGATGTCAGAAGGTTGTTTGGTTCAGTAGGTTTCATGGAAAGGAACATCTATGAGATCATCAGAGAGACTGGCTACCTGCACATCCAGGGCACCAAGCCAGACTCCGCTG GTTGTGGACTGAATGACTCTCCAGTAGGCCTGGCTGCTTACATACTGGAGAAGTTTTCCACCTGGACTGACTTCAACAACAGGGACTTGGAAGATGGGGGGCTGGAGAG GAAGTTCACCCTGGACGACCTGCTGACCAACATCATGATCTACTGGACCACCGGCTCCATCGTGTCCTCCATGAGGTTCTACAAGGAGAACTTAAAGACCAACATTGACAACAGACTGGATAATAA TACGGGGGTGTATGTGCCTACAGGCCTGGCCGCGTTTCCCAACGAGATAATGCACGTGCCCCAGTCGTGGGCCAGAGACAGGTTCAGGAACATCTACTCCTACTCTTACATGCCCCGAGGAGGCCACTTCGCTGCCTTCGAGGAGCCACAGCTCCTGGCTGACGACCTGCTGCAGTTTGTGAAGAAGGTGGAGAAGTTGTAG